In Flavobacteriales bacterium, a single genomic region encodes these proteins:
- a CDS encoding replication-associated recombination protein A produces the protein MIHNTPLAERLRPQKIEEYIGQDHLLGTDGTLSIILKSPHLPSMILWGPPGVGKTTLAKLIAKETNRKIHILSAVQAGVKEVREVLSRAAERNFFSAEKPILFIDEIHRFSKSQQDSLLNSVEKGDVILIGATTENPSFEVISALLSRCQVYTLKNHSKKDLEKIVNRAIEQDEFLSKKNIEIESLEYLLQVSGGDARKLLNALEIVASSFPNEVIINNDNCQKILKKNLASYDKNGEMHYDIISAFIKSIRGSDPNATIYWLAQMIAGGEDVKFIARRLLISASEDIGNANPTALVIANNTFQAVEKVGYPEARIILSQCAIYLANSPKSNASYLAIDQALADIKRNGQLPVPLHLRNAPTKLMKELDYGKGYQYSHDFPNNFVAQDFLPEEIRGKKFYEPGNNPKENQWKQILQNRWKGFYEY, from the coding sequence ATGATACACAATACGCCATTAGCAGAAAGACTTCGACCTCAAAAAATTGAAGAATATATAGGACAAGACCACCTTTTGGGAACTGATGGAACACTTTCCATTATTTTAAAAAGTCCACACCTTCCCTCAATGATCCTTTGGGGACCTCCAGGGGTAGGGAAAACAACACTTGCCAAGCTAATTGCAAAAGAGACGAATAGAAAAATACATATATTATCAGCCGTTCAAGCTGGAGTAAAAGAAGTAAGAGAAGTGCTCTCTAGAGCTGCAGAAAGGAATTTTTTTTCAGCAGAAAAACCTATTTTATTTATTGATGAGATTCATCGTTTTTCTAAGTCACAACAAGACTCTTTATTGAACTCCGTAGAAAAAGGTGACGTGATTCTTATAGGAGCAACTACAGAAAATCCTTCCTTTGAGGTTATTTCCGCTCTTCTATCACGCTGCCAAGTATATACTTTAAAAAATCATTCTAAAAAAGATCTCGAAAAAATTGTTAACAGAGCCATTGAGCAAGATGAATTTTTATCCAAAAAAAATATTGAAATAGAATCCTTAGAGTATCTACTTCAAGTATCTGGTGGAGATGCTCGAAAATTACTAAATGCTCTTGAAATAGTTGCGAGCTCCTTTCCTAACGAGGTAATTATTAACAATGATAATTGCCAGAAAATTCTTAAAAAAAATCTAGCTTCTTATGATAAGAATGGAGAGATGCATTATGACATCATTTCGGCGTTTATTAAATCTATTAGAGGCTCAGATCCCAATGCAACTATCTATTGGCTTGCCCAAATGATTGCAGGTGGTGAAGATGTGAAATTTATTGCTCGAAGACTCTTAATTTCTGCTTCAGAAGATATTGGAAATGCAAATCCTACAGCTTTAGTAATTGCAAACAACACCTTTCAGGCAGTAGAAAAAGTGGGTTACCCCGAAGCGAGGATCATCCTTTCTCAATGTGCTATCTATCTTGCAAACTCCCCAAAAAGTAATGCCTCCTATTTAGCGATTGATCAAGCTTTAGCTGATATCAAAAGAAACGGACAACTACCTGTTCCACTTCACTTGAGAAATGCACCCACCAAATTGATGAAAGAACTGGATTACGGGAAAGGCTATCAATATTCTCATGATTTCCCCAATAACTTCGTAGCTCAAGATTTTTTACCCGAAGAAATCCGTGGAAAAAAATTCTACGAACCTGGGAATAATCCCAAAGAAAATCAATGGAAACAAATATTACAAAATCGTTGGAAAGGGTTTTATGAGTATTAA
- a CDS encoding DUF4465 domain-containing protein, which translates to MTNKKLLGALVLLLTTNAFAQSPIAVDDFGTFKNYGFWNTNLQSFETDPSQSLTTAINLTKNDTAFDLSTVEIIEVASFGNTVLDTNAGNAILKYTADLNATPWTSSDQLRYRISNASGSFDTAIVTIDWHAIHAYDVSFDDITLDTNGYYNGADKKGGFFSGISSPFYDGAYFYNNYTVSSWGDYWGGFAVSEKTDTVDATFVNQYSVITGAAYNGNNFGVIYGNGTRVDIPANEGLNSLQITNSTYTAKTIKNGNAFSSAFGGDDGNKKDWFAISIVGHEIDGTPIDTQKVFLADYRFDDNSQDYILSEWKPVQFTGKLSTERVHHLTFFFESTDTNSFGILTPAYACIDQIATNYHFIDVEEYEKHQVSIYPNPTTGISTIETTIAGNKLITVFDITGKSLKSFQTEDENISIDLSYFPNGAYYVRILGKDTVMKTKIIKQ; encoded by the coding sequence ATGACAAACAAAAAACTTTTAGGAGCGTTGGTTTTATTGTTAACCACCAATGCTTTTGCTCAATCACCAATTGCAGTTGATGATTTTGGTACTTTCAAAAATTATGGATTTTGGAACACCAATTTACAATCCTTTGAAACAGATCCTTCACAAAGCTTAACTACAGCCATTAATTTAACGAAAAATGATACGGCCTTTGATCTTTCTACAGTAGAGATTATAGAAGTTGCATCTTTTGGAAATACAGTGCTAGATACCAATGCTGGAAATGCCATTTTAAAATACACAGCGGATCTAAATGCCACACCTTGGACAAGTTCAGATCAATTAAGATACCGTATCTCTAATGCTTCTGGTTCTTTTGACACAGCCATCGTTACAATAGATTGGCATGCGATTCATGCTTATGACGTTTCTTTTGATGATATAACGCTAGACACAAACGGCTACTATAATGGAGCCGATAAAAAAGGAGGATTTTTCTCTGGAATCTCTTCACCATTCTACGATGGTGCATATTTCTACAATAACTACACTGTGAGTAGCTGGGGAGATTATTGGGGCGGTTTTGCCGTTTCTGAAAAAACAGATACCGTAGATGCAACATTCGTAAATCAATATTCTGTGATCACAGGAGCAGCATATAATGGAAATAATTTTGGTGTAATTTATGGAAATGGAACTCGTGTGGATATTCCTGCCAATGAAGGCTTGAATTCTTTGCAAATTACCAACTCTACTTATACCGCAAAAACGATTAAAAACGGGAACGCATTCTCATCGGCTTTTGGAGGAGATGATGGAAACAAAAAAGATTGGTTTGCCATTTCTATTGTAGGTCATGAAATTGACGGAACTCCCATTGATACGCAAAAAGTTTTCTTAGCAGATTACCGTTTTGATGATAACTCACAAGATTATATTCTTTCTGAATGGAAACCTGTACAATTTACGGGGAAACTAAGCACTGAAAGGGTTCATCACTTAACTTTTTTCTTTGAATCTACGGATACTAATAGCTTTGGAATTCTTACTCCTGCTTATGCATGTATTGATCAAATAGCAACCAATTATCATTTTATAGATGTAGAGGAATACGAAAAGCATCAAGTATCTATTTATCCTAATCCTACAACTGGAATATCAACAATAGAAACAACAATAGCAGGAAATAAATTGATCACCGTTTTTGATATCACAGGAAAGAGTCTCAAAAGTTTTCAAACAGAAGATGAGAATATTTCCATTGATTTATCTTATTTTCCAAATGGTGCTTATTATGTAAGGATTCTTGGAAAAGACACTGTTATGAAAACAAAAATTATCAAGCAATAA
- a CDS encoding T9SS C-terminal target domain-containing protein — translation MHKFFLILTIISMNTWAQQFAPPAGSPGSTAIHRDSNVIISWLNTPEISRGWVNISDTSLGKVTYGQNEDASGMADGLVISLGDGGEAIYTLNTPISDASGYDFAVFENAFDSVFLELAVVSVSSDGIHFQEFPSVSLSDTVEQIGGFEQINCRNIHNLAGKYIVNFGTPFDLSTLPENTFVNTNQIKYIKIKDVVGSLNNEFVTRDSQGNKINDPFPTPFPSGGFDLDAVALLSMSLTIPVSHFEAYEIHQGSIENKSDEWLEIFNLLGKRITLISPYGVWQKPTFLSSNIFIMKSSRGKTAKIRL, via the coding sequence ATGCATAAGTTTTTTCTAATTCTTACGATTATCAGTATGAATACCTGGGCTCAACAATTTGCTCCACCAGCAGGGAGCCCAGGATCAACAGCTATTCACAGAGATTCCAATGTAATTATATCATGGTTAAACACTCCTGAGATATCAAGAGGTTGGGTAAATATTTCTGATACTTCTTTAGGCAAAGTAACTTATGGTCAAAATGAAGATGCTAGTGGAATGGCGGATGGCTTAGTCATCAGCTTAGGAGATGGTGGCGAAGCTATTTATACCCTAAACACGCCAATATCCGATGCTTCTGGCTATGATTTTGCTGTTTTTGAAAATGCCTTTGATAGTGTTTTTTTAGAATTAGCAGTCGTTTCTGTAAGTAGTGATGGGATTCACTTTCAAGAATTCCCATCAGTTTCGTTGAGTGATACCGTGGAACAGATTGGTGGATTTGAGCAAATAAATTGCCGCAATATTCATAATCTAGCTGGAAAATATATTGTCAATTTTGGGACTCCTTTTGATTTAAGTACTCTACCCGAGAACACATTCGTAAACACCAATCAAATCAAATACATTAAAATAAAAGATGTAGTAGGAAGCCTGAACAATGAGTTTGTCACAAGAGATTCTCAAGGAAATAAGATCAATGATCCTTTTCCCACTCCTTTTCCTTCAGGGGGATTTGATTTAGATGCTGTTGCTTTACTTAGTATGAGTTTAACCATTCCCGTTTCTCACTTTGAAGCCTATGAAATTCATCAAGGTAGCATAGAGAACAAATCTGACGAATGGCTAGAAATATTTAATCTTTTAGGTAAACGAATTACCCTGATTTCTCCTTATGGAGTATGGCAAAAACCTACTTTTTTATCTTCAAATATTTTTATTATGAAGAGCTCTAGAGGTAAAACAGCTAAAATTCGTTTATGA
- a CDS encoding TonB-dependent receptor: MRYWVFLLFSIYSFAQTDTIPTVDAEDFALDKTIAFSIKKIAQDSFKVENSLADQLSKSLPVYIRNYGPGNIATLSYRGASSSQHQVLWNGIPINSVTLGQTDLNNLQSTQQEQLYFSFGGNTEGTYPGALGATISMENQVAFIKQSKLRVHQAFASFETQKSQVDFTQSSQKRFFTLNWNRFQSKNNFNYYNPFSRKIEIRKQAEKEHRSVKTNFAQKIGSRAILKVGAWYQNTHQNIPRFITTQAALGQFSKDQQWRAFTSLNWFKNNWKSKIQISTQNQEYNFVDSAINTLGSPLLIHQHFGQLVFQRKTEHWEISLDNQYSFNKVQTPNFKENKAFHFLFSKLRIAWHYKKNSIEIGSTPQYRSDFITKMDYYASIRRESNDWDYFIRWGNNHRFPTANDLYWNSAGNKLLKPEKNQQFEGGVKKIHKNYECTAEVYHNTIQNRIIWKPNTSNVWKPININQSQSYGIEINNKLRHTVSTIAIEHQLGFSFSRNIELTHQKDLPYLPSKQLQYQAIALYRNQIFRVSSQWVDRVFTNEDNSIYLPNYWILNFSWNKKIKISSNQNLSLGVVLSNVFNNDYQIVSNAPMPRRNFEINMTLFL, translated from the coding sequence ATGAGATATTGGGTTTTTCTCCTGTTTTCTATATATAGTTTTGCACAAACAGACACTATTCCCACTGTAGATGCAGAGGATTTTGCTTTGGATAAAACAATTGCTTTCTCTATTAAAAAGATTGCTCAAGACAGTTTTAAAGTAGAGAACAGCCTTGCAGATCAGCTCTCAAAATCACTTCCAGTCTATATCCGTAATTATGGACCTGGGAATATTGCCACTCTTAGTTATCGAGGCGCATCCTCTTCTCAGCATCAAGTTTTGTGGAACGGGATTCCTATAAACTCGGTTACTTTAGGACAAACGGATCTCAATAATCTCCAAAGCACTCAACAAGAACAGTTGTATTTTTCATTTGGTGGAAATACAGAAGGAACCTACCCTGGAGCACTTGGTGCAACTATTTCTATGGAAAATCAAGTGGCTTTTATCAAACAATCAAAACTAAGAGTACATCAAGCATTTGCTTCCTTCGAAACTCAAAAAAGTCAGGTGGATTTTACCCAAAGCTCACAGAAAAGATTCTTCACATTAAACTGGAATAGATTTCAATCCAAAAATAATTTCAACTATTATAATCCCTTTTCTAGAAAAATCGAAATAAGAAAACAAGCAGAAAAGGAACACAGAAGTGTTAAAACGAATTTTGCACAAAAAATAGGTAGTAGAGCTATTTTAAAAGTTGGAGCTTGGTATCAAAATACCCATCAAAATATTCCGAGATTTATTACTACTCAAGCAGCTTTAGGGCAATTCTCTAAGGATCAGCAATGGCGTGCTTTCACTTCTTTAAACTGGTTTAAAAATAATTGGAAATCCAAAATTCAAATTTCAACACAAAATCAAGAATATAACTTTGTTGATTCTGCAATAAATACTTTAGGATCACCTCTACTGATTCATCAACATTTTGGTCAGCTTGTATTTCAAAGGAAAACCGAACATTGGGAAATTTCATTGGACAATCAATACAGTTTTAATAAAGTACAAACACCGAATTTTAAAGAAAATAAAGCATTTCACTTTCTATTTTCTAAACTAAGAATAGCCTGGCACTACAAAAAAAATAGTATCGAAATAGGAAGCACTCCGCAATATCGATCTGATTTTATAACAAAAATGGACTATTACGCTTCTATCAGAAGGGAATCTAATGATTGGGATTATTTTATCCGTTGGGGAAACAATCATAGATTCCCAACTGCAAATGATCTTTATTGGAACTCGGCAGGAAACAAACTCCTTAAACCAGAAAAAAATCAACAATTTGAAGGAGGCGTAAAAAAAATTCATAAAAATTATGAATGCACCGCTGAGGTTTATCATAATACAATCCAAAACAGAATTATATGGAAACCGAATACGTCAAATGTTTGGAAACCCATAAATATAAATCAATCACAATCTTATGGAATAGAGATCAATAACAAACTTCGTCATACAGTTTCTACCATTGCCATAGAACACCAGTTAGGATTTTCTTTTAGCAGAAATATTGAACTCACGCATCAAAAGGATTTACCTTACTTACCCTCAAAACAACTACAATATCAAGCAATTGCACTATATAGAAATCAAATTTTTAGAGTTTCTAGTCAATGGGTTGATCGAGTATTCACCAATGAAGACAATAGTATCTATTTACCGAATTATTGGATTTTAAATTTCTCTTGGAACAAAAAAATAAAGATCTCTTCCAATCAAAATTTGTCATTGGGTGTAGTCCTTAGTAATGTATTCAACAACGACTACCAAATCGTATCTAATGCACCTATGCCAAGAAGAAATTTTGAAATTAACATGACATTGTTTTTATAA
- a CDS encoding gliding motility-associated C-terminal domain-containing protein, which translates to MFYKFFIFSFLAFLVNDLAAQNLVPNPSFEQAGVSPLPCGLITNATSFNNSNNYWVSGNQTSPNIFSTQVGNTCENYTNNNSNIGQQTPHSGSQYAAIQTFGHQFVFNYNSRSYLQVPLNSDLISGHQYYYEFYVSLADSSKYATDNICLGGAFSLPNYNTVGYENLSNINVLTEQNTVILEQNNWEKISGIFVSDSNYSHLVIGNFKNVSQTNNQLINPLSQSAFNEAIYFLDDIQLIDTTCITTSGDITICPGDSATLSVTVINGGGVSWTLDTTDTEQGEISTSTSITVDPDTTTTYFIMTDCGIDSIVVNVYEAAKFTFSDTTVCEDEFVVVQLPILPNQHYIWYDGSYGANKVIEDTGMIWFKSYSPCDTIYDTTYVHHTPFPNITQINTFGLCSGQDTLVIPEIEQYTYVQWTGGLPQLQKYINQPGSYELEANNNGCWETMTFDVFNYDTFHVELGVNRFICEGDSMVWELPPVNGYYLWNETQFGNRFVADTPGVYTVEFRYKDCVYKTDTVKLVEYDPDVDLGNDTTICYYDFVSFDLGHIPHTKMLWDGEHETSVISFQSGYHYVEVFMEDCYISDTILISAFPKHYFNITGDTFFLCPETEQWFDLGDELYILDGTDSMQVIWNTGDTTPSIIVDEVGLYYANIIDHNGCIDSLGIEIAECPPKFPDLPNVFTPNWDGRNDYAHPINQDLLGEFTYEIYSRWGVLVYSGDQTSLGWDGRYKGEDCTEGNYYYVFRHKTEYFEGKQILTGTIALIRGLSE; encoded by the coding sequence ATGTTTTATAAGTTTTTTATTTTTTCATTTTTAGCCTTTTTAGTAAATGATTTAGCTGCTCAAAACTTAGTGCCCAATCCTAGTTTTGAACAAGCAGGTGTATCCCCATTGCCATGTGGCTTAATAACTAATGCTACCTCTTTTAATAATTCGAACAATTATTGGGTTTCGGGAAATCAAACTTCTCCAAATATATTTTCAACACAAGTAGGAAATACTTGTGAGAATTATACCAACAATAATAGTAATATTGGACAACAGACTCCACATTCGGGCTCTCAATATGCCGCTATTCAAACTTTTGGTCACCAGTTTGTATTTAATTACAACTCTAGATCTTACCTACAGGTTCCGTTAAATTCTGATCTAATTTCTGGGCATCAGTATTATTATGAATTCTATGTCTCTCTTGCTGATAGTTCCAAGTATGCTACAGATAATATTTGTCTTGGAGGTGCTTTTTCTTTGCCAAATTACAATACAGTAGGTTATGAGAATTTGTCAAATATCAATGTGCTCACAGAGCAAAATACCGTAATTCTAGAACAAAATAATTGGGAGAAGATCAGCGGAATTTTTGTTTCAGATTCAAATTATTCTCACCTTGTGATTGGGAATTTTAAGAATGTCAGCCAAACAAATAATCAGTTAATCAATCCACTATCTCAAAGTGCCTTTAATGAAGCCATATATTTTCTAGATGATATCCAATTAATAGATACGACTTGTATTACTACTTCTGGTGATATCACTATTTGTCCAGGGGATTCAGCTACTTTATCTGTTACTGTGATCAATGGTGGAGGTGTTTCATGGACATTAGACACCACTGATACTGAGCAAGGGGAGATTTCCACTTCCACTTCCATCACTGTAGATCCCGACACCACAACCACCTATTTTATCATGACAGATTGTGGAATAGACAGTATTGTAGTAAATGTTTATGAAGCTGCTAAGTTTACATTTTCGGATACCACTGTATGTGAGGATGAGTTTGTTGTAGTGCAGTTACCAATATTACCTAATCAGCATTATATTTGGTATGATGGATCTTATGGAGCGAATAAAGTAATTGAAGACACAGGGATGATCTGGTTTAAAAGTTATAGCCCTTGTGATACCATTTATGACACTACTTATGTGCATCACACTCCTTTTCCAAACATTACACAGATCAATACTTTTGGTTTATGTTCTGGACAAGATACCTTAGTGATACCAGAAATAGAACAATATACTTATGTCCAATGGACAGGAGGACTTCCACAGCTTCAAAAATATATCAACCAACCGGGGAGTTATGAGCTTGAAGCAAACAATAACGGATGCTGGGAAACCATGACTTTTGATGTATTCAATTATGATACTTTTCATGTAGAACTAGGAGTAAATAGGTTTATATGCGAAGGAGACTCTATGGTGTGGGAACTTCCTCCAGTAAATGGATACTATCTTTGGAACGAAACTCAGTTTGGAAACCGTTTTGTGGCAGATACTCCAGGAGTTTATACAGTGGAATTTAGATATAAAGATTGTGTGTACAAGACAGATACCGTAAAATTAGTAGAGTATGATCCCGATGTGGATTTAGGGAACGATACCACCATTTGCTATTATGATTTTGTCTCTTTTGACCTCGGTCATATTCCACATACCAAAATGCTTTGGGACGGAGAACATGAAACTTCCGTTATTTCATTTCAAAGTGGTTATCATTATGTAGAGGTTTTTATGGAAGATTGTTATATATCTGATACCATATTAATTTCAGCATTTCCAAAACACTATTTTAATATTACGGGAGATACTTTTTTCTTATGTCCAGAAACTGAGCAATGGTTTGATCTTGGAGATGAACTTTATATCTTGGATGGTACAGACAGTATGCAAGTAATTTGGAATACAGGTGATACAACTCCGTCTATTATCGTGGATGAAGTAGGTCTTTATTATGCCAATATTATCGATCACAACGGTTGTATAGATTCTTTGGGAATCGAAATAGCCGAATGTCCACCAAAATTCCCAGATTTACCCAATGTATTTACCCCAAACTGGGATGGAAGAAATGATTATGCCCATCCTATTAATCAAGATTTATTAGGGGAATTTACCTATGAAATTTACTCTCGATGGGGCGTTCTCGTATATTCAGGAGATCAAACAAGCTTAGGTTGGGACGGCCGATACAAAGGAGAAGATTGTACCGAAGGAAATTACTACTACGTATTCCGCCATAAAACAGAATACTTTGAAGGTAAACAGATTCTTACAGGTACCATTGCCTTGATAAGAGGGCTGAGTGAGTAG